In Aciduliprofundum sp. MAR08-339, a single window of DNA contains:
- a CDS encoding PAS domain S-box protein codes for MGDIFSFKYSPPGVVVVDKEFKIINADSNARNILNYDPTKENFLDYLDERSRKILRDRISSLSDSNGLLSVNLNLSKNARGCTVEALAVEDNIVLHIWDESQKRMEVALKLLSSSIGNILEMVMVTDKSGRILYVNPAFTRITGYRPEEVIGRTPEFLNSGLYDKKFYRDICERVAQGNIWHGVIVNRKKNGELYTEEMTIVPVTGESGEVEYMVSLKYDITDKKVHEQELMRRSNLLSALYNISLKMGGFPDLRYMGECIYEELKKVMNFKSFLFGIYKEEMGEIYYPYGRSDTEDMTEISIKFDPEHSLAGRVIYTKKPLLIRDLSKEFSPEEYMVVGSKEMEKSAMFVPIIYRDRVLGLLVVSTPAPNIYTEEDLKYMEIIANFLAIFIENANLFKNIKETKERYETLINTSLAGVGITDEDYRLTFVNSRLARMAGYEPEEMLGRQVFDFLSEDSRDVFIEKHKNIKRGLSEVYEARIIRKDGATVDILVNASPLRDGKGNVKGAIGVAIDITERNKLMNKLREEWEKYRTALENVLVGIAILHDGKIIFVNKTMKDMLGYSEEDLLNKNFLKIVHPDMRDILWSNYNRRMAGENIPDTYVAKLIDSKGNPKWCMVRGTIVEWEGKKVDMMSAQDITALKEMEDKLLAMVSMFESMKMARKEDELFTMVIDAITNVLGIKDVVITEMQGDGAVIRRYGGMGGAVDLEGIKIVNRGIVGWVVRNKKPYYAPDVSRDPWYFNANPHTKSEYATPIMYENRIFGVLNVESDKVDGISEDDRKLIDLIASHLGVSLASLEYQRNLERAKEFQELLIHIVSHDLKNPLAVIQGYLELIKEESSHEFLDTMADALEEANGIINKARLFSKLGINGTDLKKDSANISEMLDKSIALIRKKYPDAKIINKVGYLNMKGFTLLKEAFVNILDNAFKYGASEVKIYTAENENYVLIHFADDGPGIPDSKKELIFEPFKRLHSGEGSGLGLSIVRMIMELHGGSVEIKNNEPRGSVFVLKIPKNMP; via the coding sequence ATGGGTGATATATTCAGTTTCAAGTACTCTCCTCCGGGCGTGGTCGTTGTTGATAAAGAATTTAAAATCATAAATGCAGATTCAAATGCCAGGAACATATTGAATTATGACCCTACAAAGGAGAATTTTCTGGACTATCTTGATGAACGTTCCCGGAAGATTCTTAGAGATAGGATATCCTCTCTTTCAGATAGCAATGGCCTCTTAAGCGTAAACCTTAACCTCTCGAAAAATGCCAGGGGTTGCACTGTGGAGGCGCTTGCGGTTGAGGATAACATAGTACTTCATATCTGGGATGAGTCTCAAAAGAGAATGGAAGTTGCTCTGAAACTACTATCAAGTTCTATAGGTAATATACTTGAAATGGTCATGGTTACGGATAAAAGCGGGAGAATACTTTATGTGAATCCCGCGTTTACCCGAATAACTGGATACAGGCCTGAGGAGGTTATTGGAAGAACCCCTGAATTTTTGAACAGCGGACTCTATGACAAAAAGTTTTATAGGGATATATGTGAGAGAGTGGCGCAGGGAAACATCTGGCACGGGGTGATTGTGAACAGGAAGAAGAATGGAGAACTGTACACTGAGGAAATGACCATAGTACCCGTTACAGGCGAAAGCGGTGAGGTTGAATACATGGTTTCCTTGAAATACGATATCACTGATAAAAAAGTGCATGAGCAGGAACTGATGCGCAGAAGCAATCTTCTATCAGCTCTTTACAACATATCTCTTAAAATGGGTGGTTTTCCAGATTTGAGGTACATGGGAGAGTGCATATACGAGGAACTTAAAAAGGTAATGAATTTCAAATCTTTTCTCTTTGGCATATACAAGGAGGAGATGGGTGAGATTTACTATCCCTATGGACGCTCAGATACTGAGGATATGACAGAGATAAGTATCAAATTTGATCCTGAGCACTCTCTTGCAGGACGTGTTATATACACAAAGAAGCCACTGCTTATAAGGGATTTATCCAAGGAGTTCTCTCCTGAGGAGTACATGGTTGTTGGATCCAAAGAGATGGAAAAATCCGCAATGTTCGTTCCGATAATTTATCGGGACAGGGTTCTGGGACTGCTCGTAGTATCTACACCTGCACCCAACATTTACACCGAGGAGGATTTGAAGTACATGGAGATAATTGCCAACTTCCTCGCCATATTCATTGAAAACGCAAATCTTTTCAAAAATATAAAAGAGACAAAGGAGAGATACGAGACATTGATAAACACATCCCTTGCTGGAGTAGGTATAACTGATGAGGATTACAGGCTAACATTTGTCAATAGCAGACTTGCCAGAATGGCCGGTTATGAACCTGAAGAGATGCTCGGGAGACAGGTATTTGATTTTCTATCCGAAGATAGCAGAGATGTTTTTATTGAGAAACACAAAAATATAAAGCGTGGACTTAGCGAGGTTTATGAAGCACGCATAATCAGAAAAGATGGAGCAACCGTGGATATCTTGGTAAATGCATCACCTCTCAGAGATGGGAAAGGTAATGTGAAGGGTGCGATAGGGGTGGCAATAGATATCACTGAGAGAAATAAATTGATGAACAAACTCCGGGAAGAGTGGGAAAAGTACAGAACTGCATTGGAGAACGTGCTGGTGGGCATAGCAATTCTTCATGATGGCAAGATCATATTTGTAAATAAAACGATGAAGGATATGCTCGGTTACTCAGAGGAGGATCTTTTGAACAAGAACTTTCTAAAAATAGTGCATCCAGATATGCGTGATATTCTATGGAGTAATTACAATAGACGTATGGCGGGAGAGAATATTCCAGATACTTATGTGGCAAAACTCATAGATTCCAAGGGAAATCCGAAATGGTGTATGGTTAGAGGGACCATAGTGGAGTGGGAAGGAAAGAAGGTTGACATGATGAGTGCTCAGGATATCACGGCCCTTAAAGAAATGGAGGATAAACTTCTGGCAATGGTCAGCATGTTTGAGAGTATGAAAATGGCCAGAAAAGAGGATGAACTTTTCACCATGGTTATTGATGCCATCACAAATGTGCTGGGAATTAAAGATGTGGTTATCACGGAGATGCAGGGCGATGGTGCTGTGATTCGCAGGTATGGTGGCATGGGGGGAGCAGTGGACCTTGAGGGTATAAAAATAGTGAATCGTGGCATTGTTGGATGGGTGGTAAGAAATAAAAAACCATACTATGCGCCGGACGTCTCAAGGGATCCGTGGTACTTCAATGCAAATCCACATACAAAGAGTGAGTATGCAACACCAATAATGTATGAAAACAGAATTTTTGGGGTTTTAAACGTGGAAAGTGATAAAGTTGATGGCATATCTGAGGATGACCGGAAGTTAATAGATCTAATTGCCTCACACCTTGGTGTTTCACTCGCAAGTCTGGAATACCAGAGAAACCTTGAAAGAGCCAAAGAGTTCCAGGAACTCCTTATCCACATTGTTAGCCATGATCTGAAAAATCCTCTGGCCGTTATTCAGGGATACCTGGAACTTATCAAAGAGGAGTCCTCACATGAGTTCCTTGACACCATGGCGGATGCCCTTGAAGAGGCAAATGGCATAATAAACAAGGCCCGACTGTTCTCAAAACTGGGCATAAATGGAACGGACCTGAAAAAAGATAGTGCAAATATCTCTGAGATGCTGGATAAAAGCATAGCCTTGATAAGGAAGAAGTATCCAGATGCAAAAATAATCAACAAAGTTGGATATCTGAATATGAAAGGATTCACCCTGCTGAAAGAGGCATTTGTTAACATACTTGACAATGCCTTCAAATATGGGGCTAGCGAGGTTAAAATTTATACTGCGGAGAATGAAAATTACGTTCTTATCCATTTTGCAGATGATGGCCCAGGCATACCGGACAGTAAGAAGGAACTTATATTTGAACCATTTAAAAGACTTCATTCGGGCGAAGGTTCAGGTTTGGGTCTGTCCATAGTAAGGATGATAATGGAGCTCCATGGTGGAAGTGTGGAGATAAAAAACAACGAACCACGTGGAAGTGTGTTTGTTCTAAAAATACCTAAAAACATGCCATAA
- a CDS encoding MBL fold hydrolase: MELKIYDGADEIGGSKIYVREGKHGLFLDFGLNFNVNNLYFKEFLSTRPTRGLNDPLEMGLLPRIKAYREDLIPSDVSIENFENIPVEAVLLSHAHMDHYGMIGYLNFSIPLVASPETLAIIKAYQDAGRSEIGTSVIYSHIREQKNDGPMPMLENRAKSTRNTKDRSKMKEKLKKYMKLRPIIPTDQLSKDEKEFLYLQKFGEGGREYFEEEMKIENLDSLHFNVKAYPVDHSIYGSTGYIVEIDSKKIVYTGDLRLHGERGNLTMEFAHKAKGSDVLIIEGTRVSDDREHNFTTEKDVYENCLNAMSQERGLIIADFSARNFERLNSFARMAGEIGRKLVVTDKDAYAISALASVGTRIATENLLIYDKPKERINWTEGILKEEFGWEDRYVGPLDIRKNPELYVLAFSLYDFTNLMDIKPDGGLYLYSSTEAFTEEMELDFYTLGHWLKRYNMRSVGFRIEENRVKFERGYHASGHASGEELRKIIWIVDPDVVVPVHTTNPSWFVREFGDITKILKDGQSMNL; the protein is encoded by the coding sequence ATGGAACTGAAAATCTACGATGGTGCAGATGAGATAGGTGGATCAAAAATCTACGTTAGGGAAGGTAAGCATGGTTTATTTCTTGATTTCGGGCTCAACTTCAATGTGAACAACCTATATTTCAAAGAGTTCCTTTCAACGCGCCCCACAAGGGGGCTCAACGATCCACTGGAGATGGGACTCTTACCAAGAATAAAGGCTTACAGGGAGGATCTGATACCCTCAGATGTATCCATTGAAAATTTTGAAAACATACCTGTGGAGGCAGTACTTTTAAGCCATGCACATATGGACCACTACGGCATGATTGGGTACCTTAATTTTTCCATACCTCTGGTTGCATCCCCTGAAACTTTGGCCATAATAAAGGCCTATCAGGATGCGGGTAGATCAGAAATTGGCACATCGGTTATATACTCCCACATAAGGGAACAGAAGAATGATGGGCCAATGCCCATGCTGGAAAATAGGGCAAAGAGCACGAGAAATACGAAAGACAGGAGCAAAATGAAGGAGAAGTTAAAGAAATACATGAAACTGAGGCCCATAATCCCAACAGATCAACTCTCAAAGGATGAAAAGGAATTTCTGTATCTGCAGAAATTTGGGGAGGGGGGAAGGGAATACTTTGAGGAGGAGATGAAAATAGAAAATCTGGATTCACTGCATTTCAATGTTAAGGCGTATCCTGTGGACCACTCTATATATGGTTCTACGGGCTATATCGTTGAGATTGACTCAAAAAAGATCGTGTACACTGGCGACCTAAGGTTGCATGGTGAGCGTGGAAATCTCACAATGGAGTTTGCACATAAGGCAAAGGGAAGTGATGTTCTCATAATAGAGGGAACCCGGGTATCCGATGATAGAGAGCACAACTTCACAACAGAAAAGGATGTGTACGAGAATTGCCTCAACGCAATGTCTCAGGAGAGAGGCCTGATCATTGCTGATTTTTCAGCCAGGAACTTTGAAAGACTCAACAGTTTTGCCCGCATGGCCGGAGAGATTGGAAGGAAACTCGTGGTTACGGACAAGGATGCGTATGCCATAAGTGCTCTAGCATCTGTGGGCACGAGAATTGCAACTGAAAATCTGCTTATATACGATAAGCCCAAGGAGCGCATCAACTGGACAGAGGGTATCTTAAAGGAGGAATTTGGCTGGGAAGACAGGTACGTTGGTCCATTGGATATAAGGAAGAATCCAGAGCTGTATGTACTTGCGTTCTCTCTTTACGATTTTACCAATCTGATGGATATAAAACCCGATGGAGGCCTGTATTTGTACTCTTCCACAGAGGCGTTCACCGAGGAGATGGAACTTGATTTTTACACTCTTGGACACTGGCTCAAGAGGTACAATATGAGGAGTGTGGGATTTAGAATTGAAGAAAACAGGGTAAAATTTGAACGGGGTTATCATGCCTCGGGTCATGCCAGTGGGGAGGAACTGAGAAAGATAATATGGATTGTGGATCCAGATGTTGTTGTGCCTGTACACACCACAAATCCGTCATGGTTCGTCAGAGAATTCGGAGATATAACGAAAATTTTGAAGGATGGGCAATCAATGAATCTCTAA
- a CDS encoding holliday junction resolvasome, helicase subunit yields the protein MKMRLISTLGWTAKVVIETAKVLKPDENVVIYGYVDENEEMEIKKALDKVREELDNVIEVHVRDPMNFYECIQAVDRYLTEDSVANITGGTKIMAFSLALRAAVLGVPVVYMATENGETKILRLPINLITDSNSLIRIHDKDSTTMKFLTTLVEKYGGKASMKDIKRALGSRYSTLSDAKNKLIKANLINESKNGREKIIIANNAAYLFLGG from the coding sequence ATGAAAATGAGATTAATTTCAACACTTGGATGGACCGCAAAGGTGGTGATAGAGACTGCCAAGGTTCTCAAACCTGATGAAAACGTGGTTATTTATGGTTATGTGGATGAGAATGAGGAAATGGAGATTAAAAAGGCACTGGACAAGGTAAGAGAGGAGTTGGATAATGTGATTGAAGTACATGTCAGAGATCCAATGAATTTTTATGAGTGTATTCAGGCCGTTGACAGATACCTTACGGAGGATTCTGTGGCCAATATAACTGGTGGTACGAAGATTATGGCTTTTTCGCTAGCGTTAAGAGCGGCCGTTCTCGGAGTGCCTGTGGTTTATATGGCAACTGAAAACGGAGAAACCAAGATCCTGCGTTTGCCAATTAATTTGATAACTGATTCAAATAGTCTTATCCGTATCCATGATAAGGATTCCACAACCATGAAATTTCTTACAACACTGGTTGAGAAGTACGGTGGAAAAGCCTCTATGAAGGATATAAAAAGAGCCCTTGGATCCCGGTATTCCACACTTTCAGATGCAAAGAACAAACTGATAAAGGCAAATCTCATAAATGAGAGCAAAAATGGTCGGGAGAAAATTATAATTGCGAACAATGCTGCATACCTCTTCTTGGGGGGGTAA
- a CDS encoding YiiX/YebB-like N1pC/P60 family cysteine hydrolase, producing MKIGKFVSLFVLITMVSIQGTAFASSLGGNTYNEHYDFSMLEPGDIIFGYSPSVAWIIPGHWTHVMIFVGWDSNGTGWFIEAYADGVHLRPLSVIDHRYPEIAIGRVMTTEKVKEEALAFMLSKLGDPYDYAWWHKEIDNGKYYCSELAWAGYYVAGIDIDEHPGFSWKYLWGVAPQEIYDDSHVDIISVQYGF from the coding sequence ATGAAAATAGGAAAGTTTGTATCCCTGTTTGTGCTGATTACCATGGTTTCCATACAGGGTACAGCATTTGCATCATCCCTTGGAGGAAACACGTACAACGAACATTATGATTTTTCTATGTTAGAGCCGGGAGATATAATTTTCGGATACTCCCCCTCTGTGGCATGGATAATCCCTGGACACTGGACGCATGTGATGATTTTTGTTGGCTGGGACAGTAATGGCACTGGGTGGTTCATAGAAGCCTATGCAGATGGAGTCCATCTGCGCCCTCTGAGTGTGATAGATCACAGATATCCTGAAATTGCCATAGGGAGAGTTATGACCACAGAGAAGGTGAAGGAGGAAGCCCTTGCATTTATGCTATCCAAATTGGGAGACCCCTACGACTATGCTTGGTGGCACAAGGAGATAGATAATGGCAAGTACTATTGTTCTGAGCTTGCCTGGGCAGGATACTACGTTGCGGGAATAGACATTGATGAGCACCCCGGTTTCAGCTGGAAGTACCTGTGGGGTGTTGCGCCCCAGGAGATCTACGATGATAGCCATGTGGATATCATAAGCGTTCAATATGGCTTTTAA
- the moaA gene encoding GTP 3',8-cyclase MoaA, whose translation MVKDRFGRPVKSIRVSLTERCNLNCFYCHREGEWHRHRNEMAPEEVERILKIARALDIRKVKFTGGEPLMREDIVDIVARAAPLMDRDVSLTTNGTLLSKYAQDLKDAGLMRVNISLDTLDPEKYRKITRNGDLKDAMDGVHAAIDAGLNPVKLNMVLLRGINEDEIERMIEFSAETGAILQIIELETPVERENTQFFKKYHVNPKFIEEHLEKVADEINYNELHRRKRFRFKFGSRMAEVEIVRPMHNSTFCMYCTRIRLTSDGKLKPCLLRNDNLVDILGPLRNGASDDELLEIFKEAILRREPYFK comes from the coding sequence ATCGTGAAGGATAGATTTGGAAGGCCGGTGAAAAGCATAAGGGTATCACTTACGGAGAGGTGCAATCTTAACTGTTTTTACTGTCACAGGGAGGGGGAATGGCACAGGCACAGGAATGAGATGGCTCCTGAGGAAGTTGAAAGGATTTTAAAGATAGCAAGGGCTCTTGATATAAGGAAGGTTAAGTTCACTGGAGGAGAGCCACTGATGAGGGAGGATATTGTGGATATTGTTGCAAGGGCCGCGCCACTCATGGATAGGGATGTGTCTCTGACCACCAACGGGACCCTTCTTTCCAAGTACGCTCAGGATCTTAAAGATGCTGGGTTGATGAGGGTTAACATAAGCCTGGACACGCTTGACCCTGAGAAGTACAGAAAGATAACGAGAAATGGAGATCTGAAGGATGCCATGGATGGGGTGCATGCTGCCATAGATGCGGGATTGAATCCCGTGAAGCTGAACATGGTTCTCCTGAGAGGAATAAATGAGGATGAGATAGAGAGAATGATAGAGTTCTCTGCGGAAACGGGTGCAATACTCCAGATCATTGAGCTTGAAACGCCGGTGGAGAGGGAGAACACCCAATTTTTTAAGAAATACCATGTTAATCCCAAATTTATAGAGGAGCACCTTGAAAAGGTAGCGGATGAGATAAACTACAACGAGTTGCATCGGAGAAAGAGATTCAGGTTCAAATTCGGATCCAGGATGGCAGAGGTTGAAATTGTGAGGCCCATGCACAACAGCACATTTTGCATGTACTGCACGAGGATAAGATTAACCAGTGATGGAAAACTCAAGCCCTGTCTCCTGAGGAACGATAACCTGGTGGATATACTTGGTCCGTTGAGAAATGGAGCTTCGGATGATGAATTATTGGAAATATTCAAAGAGGCCATACTCCGCAGGGAGCCCTATTTTAAGTGA
- a CDS encoding mechanosensitive ion channel family protein — translation MATGGFDLEKPLPYIGFSVMQIIWFFVVLIVGFIVVKIVIWALKKSFKRTPLPEILAEFLVRVTAIVLYILVFLLAVTALGYDMNAIVLGLSAILGLMLGFGLQDTITNMASGFWIALTRPFDKNDVVSVQGFTGSVKHIGIMSTTMLAPDNTVITIPNKSVWGSPMVNYTKMDIRRVDVNVGVAYGTDLDKAVKIAMDIMKNHELVLKNPEPSVAITELADSSINLQLRPWAKTENYWTVKGEITKAIYEAYGKEGIEIPFPQVDVHLKKE, via the coding sequence ATGGCTACAGGAGGATTTGATTTAGAAAAACCACTGCCCTACATTGGATTTTCAGTGATGCAAATAATATGGTTCTTCGTTGTACTTATTGTGGGCTTTATTGTCGTAAAGATAGTTATCTGGGCTCTTAAAAAGAGTTTCAAGAGAACACCGCTCCCAGAGATTCTGGCTGAATTTCTCGTGAGAGTGACGGCCATAGTTCTCTATATACTGGTGTTCTTGCTTGCAGTGACAGCGCTTGGATACGACATGAATGCCATCGTTCTGGGTCTATCAGCCATCTTGGGCTTGATGTTGGGCTTTGGATTGCAGGATACCATAACGAACATGGCTAGCGGGTTCTGGATCGCACTTACAAGGCCATTTGATAAGAACGATGTTGTATCCGTCCAGGGATTCACGGGAAGCGTAAAACACATAGGTATAATGTCAACCACCATGCTCGCGCCTGACAACACTGTTATAACAATCCCTAACAAGAGTGTCTGGGGAAGTCCAATGGTGAATTACACAAAAATGGACATAAGACGTGTGGATGTGAATGTGGGCGTAGCATACGGTACGGATCTGGATAAGGCTGTCAAGATTGCCATGGATATTATGAAGAACCACGAACTCGTATTAAAGAATCCAGAACCATCGGTTGCCATTACGGAACTGGCAGATTCATCCATAAACCTGCAGTTGAGGCCATGGGCCAAGACAGAAAACTATTGGACGGTCAAGGGAGAGATAACCAAGGCAATATACGAGGCCTATGGAAAAGAGGGCATAGAGATACCGTTCCCACAGGTGGATGTCCATCTGAAGAAGGAATGA
- the cobO gene encoding cob(I)yrinic acid a,c-diamide adenosyltransferase gives MGYIHVYTGNGKGKTTAAFGLAMRAAGRGKRVCIIQFMKPDKGYGEQVSARKLGIEVYPFGTNRFVNKKNPAKEDVERAQNALEFARKKMKEGYDVLILDEINVAIDFNLISMKDVMEMLQEVPERTEVVLTGRYAREEIIERADLVTEMREVKHYYRIGVMAREGIEY, from the coding sequence ATGGGCTACATACATGTTTACACAGGCAATGGTAAGGGCAAAACCACCGCTGCCTTCGGTCTGGCCATGCGTGCTGCCGGACGCGGTAAAAGAGTATGCATAATACAGTTCATGAAGCCCGATAAAGGTTACGGTGAGCAGGTTTCTGCCAGAAAACTAGGGATTGAGGTTTATCCCTTTGGAACCAACAGGTTTGTAAACAAGAAAAATCCCGCAAAGGAGGATGTGGAGAGGGCACAGAATGCCCTGGAGTTTGCCAGAAAGAAGATGAAAGAAGGTTATGATGTCCTTATTTTAGATGAGATCAACGTGGCCATAGACTTCAACCTGATATCCATGAAAGACGTTATGGAGATGCTCCAAGAAGTGCCAGAGAGAACAGAGGTTGTGCTCACTGGAAGATACGCAAGGGAAGAAATAATAGAGAGGGCAGATCTCGTTACGGAGATGAGAGAAGTAAAACATTATTATAGGATTGGCGTCATGGCTAGGGAAGGAATAGAGTATTGA
- a CDS encoding SCP2 sterol-binding domain-containing protein produces the protein MKDILQELVNKFNSKEDPRKDKIRDLERSIVIRFKDNGVYHMYLKDAKLSDVEEGDIDADIVVETDAKTFQDILDKKEDALTAYITKKIKIKAKLMDKLLLSDLLK, from the coding sequence ATGAAGGACATACTTCAAGAGTTGGTTAACAAATTCAATTCCAAGGAGGATCCCAGAAAGGATAAAATTAGGGATCTGGAAAGAAGCATAGTGATAAGATTCAAGGATAACGGAGTGTACCATATGTACCTTAAAGACGCGAAACTCTCCGATGTGGAAGAGGGCGATATTGATGCAGATATAGTCGTTGAAACCGATGCAAAGACGTTTCAGGACATACTTGATAAGAAGGAGGATGCCCTTACGGCATACATAACGAAGAAAATAAAGATAAAGGCAAAGTTGATGGACAAACTCCTCCTATCAGACCTCCTAAAATAG
- a CDS encoding ribbon-helix-helix domain-containing protein → MNGTRLTIRLSDVELDEIDDFMARHPEYRSRSEFIRTALMEYIKMADRGLLKDKGMKVEMEDRILDVLEEYVDYKYFRDMGDLITYVLRILVSNGELANILKSYTRGISSLRLQEEEKNPLPPR, encoded by the coding sequence ATGAATGGAACAAGGTTAACAATAAGGCTCTCGGACGTGGAATTGGATGAAATTGATGATTTTATGGCAAGGCACCCCGAATACAGGAGCAGATCAGAGTTCATAAGAACTGCGCTTATGGAGTACATAAAGATGGCTGACAGAGGCCTCCTCAAGGACAAGGGCATGAAGGTTGAGATGGAGGACAGAATACTTGATGTACTTGAGGAGTACGTGGATTACAAGTACTTCAGGGATATGGGGGATCTCATAACCTATGTGTTGAGAATTCTGGTATCCAATGGGGAACTTGCCAACATACTGAAATCATACACCCGGGGCATATCCTCTTTACGATTACAGGAGGAAGAGAAGAACCCTTTGCCCCCTAGGTGA
- a CDS encoding cell division GTPase, whose translation MRDIESVRKNVEELLMDEFGIRPDVRVFAFGGGAGRIVSYIAEKKIEGTRIIAINTDEKGLESVTADKKMLLGKDVLGEHKDANGEVKVGEYIINRNRAWIIEEASNADVIVLLASLGGGTGTGGIVETARILKERFNKPIVAITVLPFSIEGKRREIAMHAVQELKNLVTKQIVLDSDLLLNTPRLKVEDAYRTLYDEISNFVAKIANVTRREIEKKFREIYLSDMNAVVEEVYNNILVAA comes from the coding sequence ATGCGCGATATTGAAAGCGTTAGAAAGAATGTGGAAGAGCTGCTTATGGATGAATTCGGCATAAGACCAGATGTGCGAGTGTTTGCCTTTGGCGGGGGTGCCGGCAGGATAGTGTCATACATTGCCGAGAAGAAGATAGAGGGTACAAGGATCATAGCGATAAATACCGATGAAAAGGGATTGGAAAGTGTGACCGCAGACAAAAAGATGCTTCTTGGAAAAGATGTGCTTGGGGAGCACAAGGATGCAAACGGGGAAGTGAAGGTGGGGGAGTACATAATAAATAGAAACCGCGCCTGGATCATAGAGGAGGCCAGTAATGCGGATGTCATAGTTCTTCTTGCCTCATTGGGTGGAGGTACTGGAACCGGTGGGATCGTGGAAACAGCAAGAATATTGAAAGAGAGGTTCAACAAGCCCATAGTTGCCATAACAGTACTTCCCTTCAGCATTGAGGGAAAGAGAAGAGAGATTGCAATGCATGCGGTGCAGGAACTCAAGAACCTTGTAACGAAACAAATAGTTCTGGATAGCGATCTGCTCCTCAACACTCCTAGATTAAAGGTTGAAGATGCATACAGAACACTGTACGATGAGATATCAAATTTTGTGGCAAAAATTGCGAATGTTACAAGAAGGGAGATTGAAAAGAAATTCAGGGAGATATACCTGAGCGATATGAATGCCGTGGTTGAAGAGGTATACAATAATATTCTTGTGGCAGCGTAA
- the dcd gene encoding dCTP deaminase, which yields MLSDGDILKAIEMGEISIENFKEENLTPNGYDLTVGEIKIPELDVYIKNGKFRIPPLTHFLVGSEEYIKLGEGYVAQLWLKSRWARRGVLASFGLVDAGFEGILTMGSFATREIELKVGDKYAQICFIRLSSPTEKPYALRSGNYQKQKNIKI from the coding sequence ATGCTTTCAGATGGAGATATTCTAAAAGCCATTGAGATGGGAGAGATAAGCATTGAGAATTTCAAGGAGGAAAATCTAACTCCCAATGGATACGATTTAACGGTGGGTGAGATCAAAATTCCCGAGTTGGATGTTTACATAAAAAATGGAAAATTTAGAATTCCTCCTCTAACCCATTTTCTGGTTGGTTCAGAGGAGTACATAAAACTTGGAGAGGGTTATGTTGCACAGCTGTGGCTGAAAAGTAGATGGGCCAGGCGGGGGGTTCTTGCTTCCTTTGGACTTGTGGATGCCGGGTTTGAGGGCATACTGACCATGGGCTCCTTTGCAACCAGGGAGATTGAATTGAAGGTTGGTGATAAATACGCCCAGATATGTTTCATACGTCTCAGTTCTCCGACAGAAAAGCCCTACGCCCTTCGCTCTGGAAACTATCAAAAACAAAAAAATATAAAAATATAA